One window from the genome of Paramormyrops kingsleyae isolate MSU_618 chromosome 3, PKINGS_0.4, whole genome shotgun sequence encodes:
- the LOC111859769 gene encoding calcineurin subunit B type 1 isoform X2 yields MCSHFDADEIKRLGKRFKKLDLDNSGSLSVEEFMSLPELQQNPLVQRVIDIFDTDGNGEVDFKEFIEGVSQFSVKGDKEQKLRFAFRIYDMDKDGYISNGELFQVLKMMVGNNLKDTQLQQIVDKTIINADKDGDGRISFEEFCAVVGGLDIHKKMVVDV; encoded by the exons TTGATGCTGACGAGATTAAGAGACTAGGGAAGAGGTTTAAGAAACTCGACCTCGATAACTCGGGCTCCCTGAGCGTTGAAGAGTTCATGTCGCTGCCGGAGTTACAGCAGAATCCTCTGGTGCAGAGAGTCATCGACATATTCGACACTGATGGAAACGGGGAAGTCGACTTCAAAG AGTTTATAGAGGGAGTCTCACAATTTAGTGTCAAAGGTGACAAGGAACAGAAGCTGCGAT TCGCCTTCCGCATCTACGACATGGACAAGGACGGCTACATCTCCAACGGCGAGCTCTTCCAGGTCCTGAAGATGATGGTGGGCAACAACCTGAAGGACACCCAGCTGCAGCAGATAGTCGACAAAACCATCATCAATGCAGACAAGGACGGCGATGGGAGAATATCCTTCGAGGAGTTCTGCGCG GTGGTGGGAGGACTAGACATACACAAAAAGATGGTGGTGGATGTGTGA
- the LOC111859769 gene encoding calcineurin subunit B type 1 isoform X1 yields the protein MGNEASYPLEMCSHFDADEIKRLGKRFKKLDLDNSGSLSVEEFMSLPELQQNPLVQRVIDIFDTDGNGEVDFKEFIEGVSQFSVKGDKEQKLRFAFRIYDMDKDGYISNGELFQVLKMMVGNNLKDTQLQQIVDKTIINADKDGDGRISFEEFCAVVGGLDIHKKMVVDV from the exons TTGATGCTGACGAGATTAAGAGACTAGGGAAGAGGTTTAAGAAACTCGACCTCGATAACTCGGGCTCCCTGAGCGTTGAAGAGTTCATGTCGCTGCCGGAGTTACAGCAGAATCCTCTGGTGCAGAGAGTCATCGACATATTCGACACTGATGGAAACGGGGAAGTCGACTTCAAAG AGTTTATAGAGGGAGTCTCACAATTTAGTGTCAAAGGTGACAAGGAACAGAAGCTGCGAT TCGCCTTCCGCATCTACGACATGGACAAGGACGGCTACATCTCCAACGGCGAGCTCTTCCAGGTCCTGAAGATGATGGTGGGCAACAACCTGAAGGACACCCAGCTGCAGCAGATAGTCGACAAAACCATCATCAATGCAGACAAGGACGGCGATGGGAGAATATCCTTCGAGGAGTTCTGCGCG GTGGTGGGAGGACTAGACATACACAAAAAGATGGTGGTGGATGTGTGA